One genomic region from Chthonomonas calidirosea T49 encodes:
- a CDS encoding insulinase family protein, giving the protein MQASHGFELIREQNIPEINSLARLYRHEKTGALFLSLINDDENKSFGINFRTPVSDSTGVAHILEHSVLCGSRKYPVKEPFIELAKSSLNTFLNAFTYPDKTCYPVASQNLQDFYNLIDVYLDTVFHPRLLRQTFEQEGWHYELESKEGELVYRGVVFNEMKGAYASPENALADAVQASLFPDTIYRFDSGGNPEHIPDLTYEQLRAFHARYYHPSNSLTVMYGDDPPEERLRLLNAYFSEFERQEPAPEVPLQPRFSAPRRVVQRYAVGPETADEPNRSMLTVNWLLTETTDIPTMFALMMLDEVLLGTTASPLYKALTDSGLGEEVISWMDRNLRQATFSVGLKGIRSEDADKVEQLVLCTLEKLSDEGLDPGTVEAAFNTVEFGLRENNTGSFPRGLAMMLRALTVWLYGGDPIAALAFEQPLAELREKVAQGGFFEGLIQQYLLSNPHRTTVLLEPDPDLDKKRAEKERARLRHTLAQMSDAEKEQVIANTQRLKEFQTTPDPPEALATIPTLHLEDIERQTKAVPIEVLESRGVPVFYHDLFTNGVLYLDIGFDLHTLPQELLPYLGLFGRALLETGTEKEDFVRLTQRIGQKTGGIYQTLLLSSRRNEKRSAAWFILRGKATPANATELLAILNDVLLTARLDDKERILQLALEEKAQLESRLAPSGSGFVVRRLRAQFSEADMVSELVGGISYLFFLRWFLSAMETEWQTIRENFERMRSLLLQRNTMIANVTVDETHWLQFQPHLEAFLSELPEGSPERAMWKPVFTPHNEGFTIPGQVNHVGMAFDLYAVGYEEHGSVLPIQNYLNTTYLWERVRMEGGAYGAGCGLDRLSGIFAFSSYRDPNLIQTLNNFEGAIRFLREVEISDMERERAIIGAIGDLDAYQLPDAKGYSSMVRQLVGITEEDRQRFREEVLSTTPADFRRLGEALYEASRNSVVGVVGPRERIEAANAERPGLFEIVPVL; this is encoded by the coding sequence AAAAGACGGGTGCTCTCTTTCTCTCTCTCATCAACGACGATGAGAACAAAAGCTTCGGTATTAACTTCCGTACCCCCGTTTCCGATTCGACCGGCGTTGCCCATATTTTGGAGCATTCGGTGCTCTGCGGCTCCAGAAAGTACCCTGTGAAAGAGCCTTTCATTGAGCTTGCCAAAAGCTCTTTAAATACATTTTTGAATGCCTTTACCTATCCGGACAAAACCTGCTATCCGGTGGCGAGTCAAAATTTGCAGGACTTTTACAATCTCATTGATGTCTATCTCGATACAGTATTTCATCCTCGTCTGCTCCGCCAAACCTTCGAACAGGAAGGATGGCATTACGAACTGGAATCGAAAGAAGGGGAGCTGGTTTATCGTGGAGTGGTCTTCAACGAGATGAAGGGAGCTTATGCGTCGCCTGAAAACGCTCTTGCGGATGCGGTGCAGGCCTCTCTATTTCCCGATACGATCTACCGATTCGATTCCGGCGGAAACCCCGAACACATCCCTGATCTCACCTACGAGCAGCTACGTGCCTTTCATGCACGTTACTACCACCCCTCCAATAGTCTTACGGTGATGTATGGGGATGATCCTCCAGAAGAACGACTGCGCCTGCTGAACGCCTACTTTTCCGAGTTTGAGCGCCAAGAACCGGCACCAGAAGTCCCTCTTCAGCCTCGCTTCTCAGCGCCAAGGCGTGTGGTGCAACGTTATGCCGTTGGTCCAGAAACGGCGGATGAGCCGAACCGATCTATGCTTACGGTCAACTGGCTCCTCACCGAAACCACCGATATACCTACCATGTTTGCGCTCATGATGCTGGATGAGGTTTTGCTTGGCACCACTGCCTCACCACTTTACAAGGCATTAACCGACTCGGGGCTTGGCGAAGAGGTGATCAGCTGGATGGACCGCAATTTACGACAAGCGACTTTCTCGGTTGGTCTCAAGGGCATACGTTCGGAAGATGCCGATAAGGTAGAACAACTCGTTCTTTGTACCTTGGAAAAGCTCTCCGATGAGGGCCTAGACCCAGGAACCGTAGAAGCCGCCTTTAACACGGTGGAGTTTGGACTCCGAGAAAACAACACCGGCTCGTTTCCACGCGGTCTGGCCATGATGCTGCGCGCGCTCACCGTGTGGCTCTACGGAGGCGACCCCATTGCGGCTCTTGCTTTCGAGCAACCACTCGCCGAGCTACGTGAAAAGGTGGCTCAAGGCGGTTTCTTCGAGGGGCTTATCCAACAGTATCTCCTCTCCAACCCGCACCGCACCACCGTGCTGCTGGAGCCCGACCCAGATCTTGATAAGAAACGCGCAGAGAAGGAGCGCGCTCGTCTTCGCCACACATTAGCCCAGATGAGCGATGCCGAAAAGGAGCAGGTCATTGCGAATACGCAGCGGCTAAAAGAGTTTCAAACAACCCCTGATCCGCCTGAGGCGCTGGCTACTATTCCAACCCTTCATCTCGAGGACATCGAACGCCAAACTAAGGCAGTTCCCATCGAGGTGCTTGAGAGCCGTGGCGTTCCCGTGTTCTATCATGACCTCTTCACTAACGGCGTGCTTTATCTTGACATTGGCTTCGACCTACACACGTTGCCACAGGAGCTGCTTCCTTACCTCGGTCTCTTTGGGCGCGCCCTCCTCGAAACAGGCACCGAGAAGGAAGATTTTGTACGTCTCACACAACGCATTGGGCAAAAGACAGGAGGCATCTATCAGACGCTGCTGCTCTCTTCCCGCCGAAATGAAAAACGCAGTGCGGCTTGGTTCATTTTGCGCGGTAAGGCCACGCCGGCCAACGCAACGGAGCTGCTAGCCATTCTGAACGATGTGCTGCTTACCGCACGTCTGGATGATAAGGAACGCATCCTGCAGCTGGCGCTTGAAGAGAAAGCGCAGCTTGAATCGCGATTAGCCCCTTCCGGATCGGGGTTTGTTGTGCGCCGCCTGCGCGCCCAGTTTTCTGAAGCCGACATGGTTTCAGAGCTTGTTGGTGGTATTAGCTATCTCTTCTTCTTGCGTTGGTTCCTCTCCGCCATGGAGACGGAGTGGCAGACGATCCGTGAAAACTTCGAGCGCATGCGATCGCTACTTCTTCAACGTAATACCATGATAGCTAACGTTACTGTAGATGAAACCCATTGGCTACAGTTCCAACCCCACCTCGAAGCGTTTTTGTCCGAGCTGCCTGAAGGAAGCCCAGAGAGGGCGATGTGGAAGCCTGTTTTTACCCCTCACAACGAGGGATTTACCATACCTGGACAGGTTAACCACGTTGGCATGGCCTTCGATCTGTATGCCGTTGGGTATGAAGAGCACGGTTCCGTTCTGCCTATCCAAAACTATCTCAACACAACCTATCTATGGGAGCGCGTTCGTATGGAGGGCGGCGCCTATGGAGCCGGATGTGGTTTAGATAGGTTATCAGGCATCTTTGCCTTCTCATCCTATCGCGATCCGAACCTAATACAAACCCTCAATAATTTTGAGGGGGCCATTCGTTTCCTTAGAGAGGTCGAGATAAGCGATATGGAGCGGGAGCGCGCTATTATCGGGGCTATTGGCGATCTGGATGCCTATCAGTTGCCCGATGCAAAAGGTTACTCCTCCATGGTACGCCAGCTAGTGGGGATTACCGAAGAGGATCGGCAACGTTTTCGGGAAGAGGTTCTCTCGACAACCCCTGCAGACTTCCGTCGGCTCGGTGAGGCCCTCTATGAGGCCAGCCGGAACTCCGTTGTTGGCGTTGTTGGCCCTAGGGAGCGTATTGAAGCGGCCAACGCGGAAAGGCCAGGGCTCTTCGAGATCGTGCCCGTGCTTTGA
- the asnS gene encoding asparagine--tRNA ligase, producing the protein MRKGEYIRDILAGDVGRPVVAHGWVKTRRDSKGIHFVQINDGSCFADLQVVIENGAIEESVLKQVTTGASVRVEGELVPSPASGQPVELKAKAIFVYGTADPASYPLQKKGHTMEFLREIAHLRPRSNTFGAVFRVRNALAKAIHDFFQERGFLYVHTPIITTSDCEGAGAMFGVTTLDLMNLPRYGEGPRIGEIDFSQDFFGKPAYLTVSGQLEAEIFALAFTNVYTFGPTFRAENSNTPRHLAEFWMVEPEMAFCDLQDDIALAEEFLKAIIAKVMDECLPDLEFFNKRFDPQVLETLEHVVKSSFAHVSYTEAIEILQKSGRNWEFPVHWGADLQSEHERYLTEEVFRRPVIVTDYPKEIKAFYMRVNEDGRTVRAMDVLAPRIGEIIGGSQREERYDVLLQRIRECGLSEENYWWYLDLRKYGSAPHAGFGLGFERLMLYLTGMKNIRDVIPFPRTPGSAEF; encoded by the coding sequence ATTCGGAAGGGGGAATATATCCGCGATATTCTTGCCGGCGATGTTGGACGGCCGGTGGTGGCGCACGGATGGGTAAAAACGCGCAGGGATAGCAAAGGGATTCATTTTGTGCAGATTAACGACGGTTCTTGCTTTGCCGATCTGCAGGTGGTTATCGAAAATGGTGCTATTGAGGAGAGCGTTCTAAAACAGGTTACCACCGGTGCAAGCGTTCGCGTGGAGGGTGAACTTGTGCCGTCTCCTGCATCAGGGCAACCGGTGGAGCTAAAGGCAAAGGCGATTTTTGTGTATGGCACTGCAGATCCGGCCAGCTACCCGCTCCAGAAAAAGGGACACACTATGGAGTTTCTGCGGGAGATCGCCCACCTCCGTCCCCGCTCCAACACCTTTGGTGCCGTCTTTCGGGTGCGCAATGCCCTCGCCAAAGCTATTCATGACTTCTTTCAGGAGCGTGGCTTCCTCTATGTGCATACCCCTATCATTACGACGTCGGATTGCGAAGGGGCTGGCGCCATGTTTGGCGTTACGACTTTAGACCTCATGAACCTTCCCCGCTATGGGGAGGGCCCGCGAATCGGTGAAATAGACTTCAGCCAGGACTTCTTCGGAAAACCGGCCTACCTCACGGTAAGCGGGCAGCTGGAGGCCGAAATCTTTGCGCTCGCTTTCACCAACGTCTATACCTTCGGCCCTACGTTTCGTGCTGAGAACTCTAACACTCCTCGCCACCTGGCCGAGTTTTGGATGGTGGAACCGGAGATGGCTTTCTGCGATCTGCAAGATGACATAGCTCTTGCAGAGGAGTTTCTTAAAGCAATTATCGCAAAAGTAATGGACGAATGCTTGCCCGACCTCGAATTTTTTAATAAACGCTTCGACCCACAGGTTTTAGAGACGCTAGAGCATGTTGTCAAAAGCTCATTCGCGCATGTGAGCTACACGGAAGCGATAGAGATTCTGCAAAAGAGCGGACGAAACTGGGAGTTTCCGGTGCATTGGGGAGCCGACCTCCAAAGTGAGCACGAACGCTATCTTACAGAGGAGGTGTTTCGGCGACCGGTGATCGTAACCGACTACCCCAAAGAGATCAAAGCGTTTTACATGCGGGTAAATGAGGATGGCCGCACAGTACGTGCCATGGATGTTTTGGCCCCTCGCATTGGAGAGATCATTGGAGGAAGTCAACGTGAGGAGCGCTATGACGTCCTGCTTCAGCGCATTCGAGAGTGTGGGTTGTCGGAAGAGAACTACTGGTGGTATTTGGACCTGAGGAAGTACGGCAGCGCGCCGCATGCCGGTTTTGGTCTTGGCTTTGAACGGCTTATGCTCTATCTAACCGGCATGAAGAACATTCGAGACGTTATTCCGTTTCCACGAACCCCCGGCTCCGCGGAGTTTTAA
- the kdsA gene encoding 3-deoxy-8-phosphooctulonate synthase encodes MQAEKVTTVEIEEVRIGAPAQPLALIGGPCVVESLELCLEVARTARQITQALGMGYIFKASFDKANRTSKNSFRGHGLEKGLEILAAVRQEVGVPVLTDVHETWQCAPVAEVCDVLQIPAFLCRQTDLVLAAANTGRAINVKKGQFLAPWDMKNVVEKVLSTGNKRLLLTERGVSFGYNTLVVDMTGLPQMRSLGFPVVFDGTHSVQRPGAAAGGTATGGLREYIPHLSRAAAAVGIDALFLEIHPEPEKGLSDAATMLPLAQLEPLLRQVLAIHQIAHGIC; translated from the coding sequence ATGCAAGCCGAAAAGGTAACCACGGTAGAGATAGAGGAAGTGCGTATTGGGGCGCCTGCCCAACCGCTCGCGCTGATCGGAGGCCCTTGCGTGGTGGAAAGCCTGGAGTTGTGCTTGGAGGTCGCCCGAACTGCCAGGCAGATAACTCAGGCATTGGGAATGGGCTATATTTTCAAGGCGAGCTTCGACAAAGCAAACCGCACTTCCAAAAACTCGTTTCGAGGACATGGCCTAGAGAAGGGCCTTGAAATTTTGGCGGCGGTAAGGCAGGAGGTGGGCGTTCCCGTGCTGACGGACGTTCATGAAACGTGGCAATGCGCTCCGGTGGCGGAGGTATGCGATGTGTTGCAGATTCCGGCCTTCCTTTGCAGACAAACCGATTTGGTGCTTGCTGCCGCCAACACCGGCAGGGCCATTAATGTGAAAAAAGGGCAGTTTTTGGCTCCATGGGATATGAAAAACGTGGTGGAGAAGGTTCTCTCTACGGGGAACAAGCGGCTCTTGCTGACGGAACGTGGAGTCTCTTTCGGCTACAACACACTCGTCGTTGACATGACAGGGCTACCGCAGATGCGGTCTTTGGGCTTTCCAGTAGTGTTCGACGGCACCCATAGTGTGCAGCGTCCGGGAGCTGCTGCAGGGGGAACGGCAACAGGCGGCCTTCGCGAATATATCCCTCATCTCTCGCGTGCTGCCGCCGCTGTAGGTATTGATGCGCTCTTTCTTGAAATCCATCCAGAGCCGGAAAAAGGCCTGTCCGATGCGGCTACGATGCTTCCCTTAGCCCAGCTAGAACCGCTTTTGCGGCAGGTGCTCGCTATTCATCAGATTGCTCACGGCATCTGTTGA
- the aspS gene encoding aspartate--tRNA ligase: protein MAYWQRTIACGALREEHVGQEVVLNGWVHRVRTFGDLVFIDLRDRTGLVQVVVDRSDVPHLIETANALRTEYVLSLRGLVRLRKPGTENPKLATGNVEIAAQQIEILNTAKTLPFPLNDEDQMRTVDETLRVKHRYLDLRRPKMMRILELRHRVVKLIRDLLDAEGFLEIETPILTKSTPEGARDYLVPYRLQPGLFYALPQSPQQYKQLLMVAGCERYFQIARCFRDEAQRADRQPEFTQLDVEMSFVTQEDVLQIIEKVMTAVVQQLSEKRLLSTPFPRLTYDEALRLYGTDKPDLRFGLTLCDLTALAQETEFGVFRAAIEAGGQVKAVRYPQGAQLSRKEQEALGELVKEFGAKGLATIAVLEPTPQGVKSNIAKFFSADQMQRLLQLCEAEAGDLLCIVADANPKIVAESLSRLRLEIGKRCGLRNPDVLAFCFVTDFPLVQWNAEEQRWEAEHHPFTMPYEEHLPYFDTDPARIRAQCYDLVCNGQESASGSIRIHRADIQQKVFDLLGIGREQQQERFGHLLEAFSYGAPPHGGFAAGIDRLIMNLLDEPNIREVIAFPKMGLGYDPMMEAPSEVEEAQLIELGLRIIPRKS from the coding sequence GTGGCTTATTGGCAGCGCACCATAGCATGTGGAGCTTTGCGGGAAGAGCATGTGGGACAAGAGGTTGTTTTGAACGGTTGGGTGCACCGTGTGCGCACCTTTGGCGATCTTGTTTTCATTGACTTGAGAGATCGCACCGGCCTGGTGCAGGTGGTCGTTGATCGTTCAGACGTACCTCATCTCATTGAGACGGCAAATGCTCTTCGAACCGAGTATGTGCTAAGCCTTCGCGGGCTAGTGCGTCTGCGCAAGCCTGGCACGGAGAACCCTAAGCTTGCTACCGGCAACGTTGAGATCGCCGCACAACAGATCGAGATACTCAACACGGCTAAAACTCTTCCCTTTCCTCTGAACGATGAAGATCAGATGCGCACTGTGGATGAGACGCTGCGAGTAAAGCATCGGTACCTCGATCTGCGACGTCCAAAAATGATGCGCATTTTGGAGCTTCGTCATCGCGTGGTGAAGTTGATCCGCGATCTGTTGGATGCCGAAGGCTTTTTAGAGATCGAAACGCCCATTCTCACAAAATCCACACCTGAGGGGGCAAGGGACTATCTTGTGCCTTATCGGTTGCAACCAGGCCTTTTTTACGCACTGCCGCAGTCGCCGCAACAGTATAAGCAGCTGTTGATGGTTGCCGGCTGTGAGCGCTATTTCCAGATTGCACGTTGCTTTCGTGATGAAGCTCAACGCGCCGATCGTCAGCCCGAGTTCACCCAACTCGATGTGGAGATGTCGTTTGTTACCCAAGAAGACGTCCTACAGATTATCGAGAAGGTGATGACGGCGGTGGTGCAACAGCTTAGCGAAAAACGACTTCTATCTACCCCATTCCCTCGCCTTACCTACGATGAGGCGCTCCGACTCTACGGAACAGATAAGCCCGACCTCCGGTTCGGCCTCACGCTCTGCGATCTCACAGCGCTTGCGCAAGAGACGGAGTTCGGAGTTTTTCGAGCGGCCATAGAGGCCGGCGGGCAGGTAAAGGCCGTGCGTTACCCCCAAGGGGCGCAGCTCTCGCGAAAAGAGCAAGAGGCCTTGGGCGAGTTGGTAAAGGAGTTCGGGGCCAAAGGGTTGGCCACGATCGCCGTCCTTGAACCGACTCCACAGGGGGTAAAATCCAACATCGCTAAGTTCTTTTCTGCCGACCAGATGCAGCGTTTGCTGCAGCTTTGCGAGGCGGAAGCCGGCGATCTGCTCTGTATTGTGGCCGACGCCAACCCAAAAATCGTGGCAGAGTCGCTGTCTCGACTGCGGTTGGAGATCGGGAAGCGATGTGGGCTGCGTAACCCTGATGTGCTGGCGTTCTGCTTTGTAACCGATTTTCCTCTCGTGCAGTGGAATGCGGAGGAGCAGCGTTGGGAAGCCGAGCATCATCCCTTCACAATGCCCTACGAGGAGCATCTGCCCTATTTCGATACCGATCCCGCCCGTATACGCGCTCAATGCTATGATCTCGTTTGCAACGGCCAGGAGTCGGCGTCGGGCAGCATTCGAATCCATCGGGCAGACATCCAGCAGAAGGTTTTTGACCTTCTAGGTATTGGCAGAGAGCAACAGCAGGAGCGTTTTGGGCATCTATTGGAGGCCTTTTCCTATGGGGCTCCGCCGCACGGGGGTTTTGCTGCTGGGATCGATCGGCTCATCATGAATCTTTTGGATGAGCCCAACATTCGAGAGGTCATTGCTTTTCCAAAAATGGGACTTGGTTACGATCCGATGATGGAAGCCCCCTCAGAAGTCGAGGAGGCCCAGCTCATAGAGCTAGGCCTCCGCATTATCCCGCGCAAGAGCTAG
- a CDS encoding LmeA family phospholipid-binding protein: MISFECTDGQVRLHHVALQLPQLPGILHVDEVTIELASARFELDQAGGLKPQLSADLISVVLVLSEVTLNSLLRDFTPPSAPVRELRIRLLSGKTIVDGKFLPAQKNLYLPFLSNLLVPFTAEVVPAIASTTQIRVELKSVRTGFALPEMAVQHIERLINELPLLSLHQLPFPVVLQDIRCEPGRLIVRAAVQFSWPFVTPSSPQVATAPFSLTSLPTPSDKANS; the protein is encoded by the coding sequence GTGATAAGTTTCGAGTGCACGGACGGCCAAGTGCGTCTGCATCACGTTGCCCTGCAGCTACCCCAACTCCCCGGAATACTGCACGTGGATGAGGTGACAATCGAGCTTGCCTCCGCTCGCTTTGAGCTTGATCAAGCAGGAGGTTTAAAACCACAACTGTCCGCAGACCTCATCTCCGTTGTTCTAGTCCTATCAGAGGTTACTCTCAACTCCCTCCTTCGCGATTTTACGCCACCAAGCGCGCCGGTACGCGAGCTGCGGATACGGCTGCTTTCGGGCAAGACGATCGTTGATGGCAAGTTCCTTCCCGCTCAAAAAAATCTCTACCTTCCCTTTTTATCGAATCTCCTCGTGCCGTTCACTGCTGAGGTTGTGCCCGCGATCGCCAGCACAACCCAGATTCGTGTGGAGCTGAAGTCGGTACGTACCGGTTTTGCACTGCCGGAGATGGCGGTGCAGCATATAGAGCGTCTGATCAACGAACTGCCTCTTTTGAGCCTGCACCAACTTCCCTTTCCCGTGGTACTCCAGGATATTCGCTGTGAGCCAGGGCGGCTTATCGTACGTGCTGCTGTGCAGTTCTCCTGGCCGTTCGTTACCCCATCATCCCCTCAGGTCGCTACGGCTCCTTTCTCCCTAACCTCACTTCCCACTCCTAGCGATAAGGCGAATAGCTAA
- a CDS encoding anti-sigma factor family protein — protein MMEHQFHEQQEQHGQKPLYLTHSAEAASEELCLEVRRYLPELLENDGSLRPDQAVALNVHLAVCTKCAQEFALMQQVVMCLEELPMLDPPSDFSDQVLRRLQFLAPPVISPERMRDEFSEESASQLQSHLQTPKETLGRYGLLAATLFMGVFLFLIASAWGRLVLGANLEIGVQILREFAASMRSVPLLGWLVANVLQSLAASLDTLLHIWQEGGSAELAGVLFDIALLAVLAAFMRYRRRPLWRGGM, from the coding sequence ATGATGGAACATCAATTTCATGAGCAGCAAGAACAACACGGTCAAAAGCCGCTCTATCTTACTCACTCCGCAGAAGCGGCCAGTGAAGAGCTTTGCCTAGAAGTTCGCCGATATCTGCCGGAACTGCTTGAGAACGACGGCTCGCTGCGCCCTGATCAGGCCGTAGCGCTCAACGTCCATCTGGCCGTCTGCACCAAGTGCGCACAGGAGTTTGCGCTAATGCAGCAGGTGGTGATGTGCCTTGAAGAGCTTCCGATGCTTGACCCTCCATCGGATTTTTCCGATCAAGTGCTAAGGCGTCTGCAGTTTCTCGCACCTCCTGTTATCTCTCCTGAACGCATGCGCGATGAGTTCTCTGAGGAATCGGCGAGTCAACTCCAGAGCCACCTGCAGACTCCCAAAGAGACTTTAGGCCGATATGGCCTATTGGCTGCGACGCTTTTTATGGGGGTTTTCCTTTTCCTCATAGCAAGCGCTTGGGGGCGACTCGTGCTAGGGGCTAATCTGGAGATAGGGGTTCAGATACTGCGCGAATTTGCTGCTTCCATGCGCTCTGTTCCCCTATTAGGCTGGCTGGTTGCTAATGTGCTGCAGTCGTTGGCGGCTTCTCTCGATACTCTCCTTCACATCTGGCAGGAAGGAGGAAGTGCGGAGCTGGCAGGGGTTCTTTTTGATATTGCCCTGTTGGCGGTGTTGGCAGCATTCATGCGCTATCGGCGTCGTCCACTCTGGCGAGGAGGAATGTAG
- a CDS encoding RNA polymerase sigma factor produces MGTITLVEEKDSDLVQRTLCGDWSAYDQLVKRYQRQIYNFAYRMMGNAEDAQDISQETFLRAFQSLHSFRKDASFLTWLFKIASNLSIDLLRSRKSKGALSLDSELEEGREPAAEARTSDPEIMAIRHATQEMVQNAINTLPARYRAVVILRHLQGMSVEEIAQTLDIPAGTVKTHLFRAREMLRERLATALEIK; encoded by the coding sequence ATGGGGACGATCACACTCGTGGAAGAAAAGGATTCCGACCTCGTGCAGCGTACGCTGTGTGGGGACTGGTCCGCTTATGATCAACTCGTAAAGCGTTACCAGCGCCAAATCTATAATTTCGCCTACCGAATGATGGGCAATGCAGAGGATGCTCAAGACATTAGTCAAGAGACGTTCCTGCGCGCCTTTCAGTCGCTACACTCCTTTCGAAAAGATGCAAGCTTTCTAACGTGGCTTTTTAAGATCGCCTCCAACTTGTCCATTGACCTCCTGCGATCAAGAAAGTCAAAGGGAGCGCTCTCTCTTGATTCCGAATTGGAAGAGGGCCGTGAACCCGCCGCGGAGGCTCGCACTTCAGACCCTGAAATCATGGCGATACGCCATGCCACGCAGGAGATGGTACAAAATGCCATCAACACGTTACCGGCTCGCTATCGAGCGGTTGTCATTCTGCGCCATCTCCAAGGCATGAGTGTGGAAGAGATCGCGCAGACACTGGATATACCTGCCGGCACGGTAAAAACCCACCTCTTTCGTGCGCGCGAGATGCTTCGTGAACGGTTAGCCACGGCATTAGAGATAAAATGA
- the rsgA gene encoding ribosome small subunit-dependent GTPase A: MTSEASKAQNEKGEMACGDLQEGIVLKVLSGTYIVQAEADKSSDPPRYTCILRGTLRKQLTYTESAALPRRVVKAKMPPQTDVVAVGDRVLFSILPDHTGVIEEVLPRRTRFARAAFRGKEQTLVTNLDQLVVVFACAEPNPDPWRIDRWLVAAEAFGLEAVLVANKRDLVDETQFQRSFGEFAALGYKVLPTSALKETGIEPLRHVLRGRISAFTGPSGVGKSSLLNVLQPGLHLKVGAVGDVTHRGRHTTTVRELFPLEGGGWVADTPGLRQLELPALSRQELAECFVDFRPFLATPCRFRDCRHETEPGCNIKMAVEQGHLSARRYRSFLEIAHELEQSRPK; encoded by the coding sequence ATGACGTCGGAGGCATCTAAAGCTCAGAACGAAAAAGGCGAAATGGCCTGCGGGGATTTGCAGGAAGGCATCGTGTTGAAGGTCCTAAGCGGCACCTACATTGTGCAGGCTGAGGCGGATAAGAGCAGCGATCCGCCCCGCTATACCTGCATCTTAAGGGGAACGCTTCGTAAACAGCTTACCTACACAGAGAGCGCTGCGCTCCCTCGCCGGGTCGTCAAGGCAAAAATGCCGCCACAGACCGACGTCGTGGCGGTTGGCGATCGGGTGCTCTTTTCCATTTTACCTGACCATACCGGTGTCATTGAGGAGGTACTACCTCGCCGGACACGCTTTGCAAGGGCAGCTTTTCGTGGCAAAGAGCAAACGCTGGTAACCAATCTAGACCAGCTGGTTGTGGTCTTCGCCTGTGCCGAGCCGAACCCCGATCCATGGCGCATAGACCGTTGGCTGGTGGCAGCCGAGGCATTTGGTTTGGAAGCCGTATTGGTAGCCAACAAGCGCGACCTAGTGGATGAGACGCAGTTTCAGAGGAGTTTCGGTGAGTTCGCGGCTCTTGGCTATAAAGTCTTGCCAACAAGCGCCTTGAAGGAGACCGGTATTGAACCGCTTCGGCACGTGTTGCGAGGACGAATTTCGGCCTTCACTGGCCCCTCCGGGGTCGGCAAGTCGAGCCTTCTAAACGTTCTGCAACCGGGCCTGCATCTGAAGGTTGGCGCTGTGGGCGATGTTACCCATCGAGGACGACATACCACAACGGTGCGCGAGCTTTTTCCTCTGGAAGGAGGCGGATGGGTAGCCGATACTCCTGGTCTACGGCAGTTGGAGCTGCCTGCCCTCTCGCGACAGGAGTTAGCGGAATGCTTTGTTGATTTTAGACCGTTTCTGGCTACCCCCTGTCGGTTTCGGGACTGTCGACATGAAACCGAGCCCGGATGTAACATTAAAATGGCGGTGGAACAGGGCCACCTTTCTGCCAGACGCTATCGAAGTTTCCTCGAAATCGCACATGAGCTAGAGCAAAGTCGTCCTAAATAA